The following proteins are encoded in a genomic region of Nicotiana sylvestris chromosome 4, ASM39365v2, whole genome shotgun sequence:
- the LOC104236844 gene encoding uncharacterized protein, which produces MDFVMEIEIFDVWGIDFMGPFVSSCGMKYILVAVDYVSKCVEAIALPNNEARSVTTFLKKNIFTRCGTPRAILSDGGSHLCNKAFMGILEKYGVKHKVATPYHPQSSGQVDVFNREIKNILAKTVNANRTDWSKKLDDALWAYRTAYKTPISTSPYWLNLDWAEAANLRLTQLNEIEEFRFHAYESAVVYKERMKFVHDIKILKSEFKSSDLVLLFNSRLKLFSGKLKSKWSSPFKVVDVSPFGAVELESEDGLRTFKVNVQRVKHYLGTDGEKHLVEQLALKDGPCPTNE; this is translated from the exons ATGGACTTTGTGATGGAGATAGAAATCTTTGATGTAtggggaattgattttatgggcccctttgtaagctcttgtggtatgaaatatatcttggtggctgtggactatgtgtccaaatgTGTTGAAGCAATTGCCTTACCAAACAATGAGGCAAGGAGTGTGACCACATtcttaaagaaaaacatattcacgcGGTGTGGCACTCCTAGAGCCATTCTTAGTGATGGTGGGTCTCACTTATGTAACAAGGCTTTCATGGGGATACTAGAGAAATATGGCGTCAAACATAAGgtggccacaccttatcatccccaATCAAGTGGCCAAGTTGATGTTTTCAACCGGGAGATAAAGAATATTCTAGCAAAGACTGTTAATGCAAACAGGACCGACTGGTCAAAGAAGCTAGATGACGCGTTGTGGGCATACCGCACGGCGTACAAAACCCCTATTAGCACTTCTCCTTATTG GTTGAACTTGGACTGGGCTGAAgctgcaaatttgaggttaacacaACTCAATGAAATTGAGGAATTCCGTTTCCATGCATATGAAAGTGCAGTTGTgtacaaagaaaggatgaagttCGTCCACGACATAAAGATCTTGAAAAGCGAGTTCAAGTCGAGTGACTTGGTTTTGCTCTTTAACTCAAGGCTCAAATTGTTTTCAGGCAAGCTCAAATCGAAATGGTCCAGTCCGTTCAAGGTGGTAGATGTATCCCCTTTTGGAGCTGTGGAATTAGAATCGGAGGATGGGCTCCGAACCTTCAAAGTAAATGTCCAGcgagtcaagcactacttgggcacaGATGGAGAAAAACACTTGGTGGAACAGTTGGCTCTCAAAGATGGTCCATGCCCAACCAATGAGTGA
- the LOC138889958 gene encoding uncharacterized protein — MAITTRSGKVLQGESEQVVEVEESEQEVEVEEPSVVEVKKVPEELKVQEVNREEKEDPGAFTIPCTIGVHNFARALCDNGASINLMPLAIYKQAGLGMPRSTSMRLQLVDRSIKRLVGIVDDVLVKVGKFYLPVDFVILDYAVDKEIPITLGRPFLATEEH, encoded by the exons ATGGCAATTACTACTCGGAGTGGGAAGGTACTACAAGGAGAGAGTGAACAAGTGGTTGAAGTAGAAGAGTCTGAACAAGAGGTTGAGGTTGAAGAGCCAAGTGTTGTTGAAGTTAAAAAGGTTCCGGAAGAGTTGAAAGTTCAAGAAGTAAATCGGGAAGAG aaagaagacccgGGAGCTTTCACTATTCCATGTACTATTGGGGTACATAATTTTGCACGAGCCCTTTGTGATAACGGGGCTAGCATCAACTTAATGCCTCTTGCCATTTACAAGCAAGCAGGGTTAGGTATGCCAAGGTCCACAAGTATGAGATTGCAACTGGTCGATCGTTCCATAAAGAGACTGGTGGGAATTGTCGATGATGTGCTTGTAAAAGTGGGCAAGTTTTATTTACCAGTCGATTTCGTAATCCTTGATTATGCAgttgacaaagagatccctatAACCTTGGGGAGGCCATTCCTTGCCACGGAAGAGCACTAA
- the LOC138889959 gene encoding uncharacterized protein yields the protein MRESELKSLMNEVYSFCGKHDIMILKMDEDYPRSKRKKSEVSYAHHFRVEVFYAVIDLLLHELNRRFDVVTSDLLLGMTCLNMVDSFANFDKDRIMMLTEYYPSEFDDNKLRDLSFQLYSFIVYARTCDRKFVNLKGIKDLAIVMAKTKLDQTWCHIYLLVKLTLILPVATASVERTFSSMKLIKNNLCNSISEEFLNGCLVFNMSVRYLQL from the coding sequence ATGAGAGAAAGTGAATTGAAGTCTTTGATGAATGAGGTTTACTCATTTTGTGGTAAACATGATATTATGATTCTCAAAATGGATGAAGACTATCCAAGGTCGAAGCGCAAGAAGTCTGAAGTTTCTTATGCACATCACTTTCGTGTGGAAGTATTTTATGCAGTTATTGATTTGCTACTTCATGAGCTAAATAGACGTTTTGATGTAGTGACTAGTGACTTACTTCTTGGTATGACTTGCTTGAATATGGTTGATTCATTTGCTAATTTTGACAAAGACAGAATAATGATGTTGACCGAGTATTATCCTAGTGAGTTTGATGACAACAAGCTTCGAGATCTTAGTTTTCAGCTTTATAGTTTCATTGTCTATGCTCGAACGTGTGATAGAAAGTTTGTCAACTTGAAGGGTATTAAGGATCTTGCTATAGTGATGGCAAAGACAAAATTGGATCAAACTTGGTGTCATATTTATTTACTTGTGAAGCTTACTTTGATTCTACCTGTTGCTACTGCAAGCGTGGAAAGAACATTCTCCTCAATGAAGCTCATAAAAAATAATCTATGTAATAGCATTAGTGAAGAATTTTTGAATGGTTGTTTAGTTTTTAATATGAGCGTAAGGTATTTGCAATTGTAA